In Tenacibaculum sp. 190524A02b, the genomic stretch TTTATCCGAAGCCTCGTCTACACGAAGATCCATCACATAATCTACTTTTTGTTGAGTATAAGCATGTCCAGGAGCTCCGGAAGCCGTACGTTGATTATTTGGTGTTGCTAAAACATCTTTTAATTGACGAAACTTGTTTTGGTCAGTATGTCCTTTTTGAGGTTGTTCTTTTGCTTTTTCTTGAGCTGCTGTAGTAAGAGTCACAAAAAAAAACGAAAATAGTAGCATTGTGTATTTTCTCATTATTCCGCTTAATATTGTTTTTAAAATGGAAAATTAATGAAATAATATTACTAAAAAAGCGTTAATACTAAAATTTTAACAAACCTTTATCATTTTTTCTGTCTAAAAATAAACTTTTTCTATTTTTATTAACGGTAACTCTTATTAAGTTTTGTTGGTCAGGAAAATGTTCTATTAATATATCGTTTTGTACTTCAATAGTTTTAAAAGAAGTAATGTTTTCTATTTCTAAATAAAATGATAAAATATTACCGTAATATTCTTTTCCTATAAATTTATAGGCCTTTTTTTGATCATTAATAGTAATTGTTGAATGATTATTTAAATATTTTAGTAAGTATTTGTCTGATTTAGGATCTTCATTTTTATCAGCCAATTTTAAATCTGTTTTATATTCTTTATTTACAGCTAGTTCAATATCATCCACAAAAATGTTCATAATTATTTGAACACTTTTTTTATCTTCTTTATATTCTATTTCTGTATAAGCAATATAATTTTTATGTATTGTAAAATTCAAAAACAATAAAGCAACAGATAATAATTTAAAATATTTATTCATCAAAGAATGTTTTTGTAATTAATCAACTAAATTACTGTTTTTATTATAAATTGTTGGATTCAATTTTTTAAATTCCAATGATTTTTTGATAAGCTGAATTATAGTAGTTATTATTAAAAGTAAATTAAGTAGGAGTAGGTAAATGTTTATTTAGTATTATTGATAATTTTTAAATAGTCTTTATGTTCATTTTCTAATATTTTAATAACTTTTAAAAGTTCCCCTTTATTATGAAGAGCTTCTATACCAAGTGGATTACAATATTCTAAAAAGTGATAATAACGTTCAGGTGGAATTTGTAGATCTTCAAAGAAAAACTTCTCTCCCAGTTCTGAAATTAATTTTGCAGGCATTCCTTGCTTCAGAGCTAGTTCTTTGCGTAAGGCCCATAAACGTTTAGAATAACCAAAAGGTAAATAAACACTTGTTCCTGCACCAATAAAAGCAAGGTTAGGATCTGTTCTTACCACATGAGGTCTAACTCTTTCATCAATATGGTCATCATCTTCAACAATATTCATGTCAACTTTAGAAAAATCCATAGTTTTTTGTAAAGCCTCGGCTCTTCTATCTTTTGGAGTTTTACGAATATCAGAAGTAATACTTCCTAATAAATTATGTTTTTTTACTTCCACTTCATCAAGTGTATATGTTGTTTTTTCAATGGTAAATTTATTTTCATGTATCCCAAAATGAGTTTCGGTTAGCATTACAATTTTAGTTTCATAACCTATAAAAGAAAAACGTAAGCTATCTGTTGTTTTAGCAGGAATTTTAAAAGCTCCGTAATCGTTAGTATATGTAGCTTGTTTACTATTTAAATTTATGATATGCACATTAGGTAAGACGCCTATTTTATCTGAAATGACACCATATATAGGTTTACGATTAGTTTGTGCATAGGAAGATATTGTAGTAATACAAAATAAGAGGAAAGTAGTTACAAGGGTTTTCATTTTTTTTGTTTTATGGTTTTAAGATACGAAATACTTTCTTGTTCTAATATTTCGATGACTGTTAAAATTTTCTTTTTATAAAACAAAGATTCAATGTTAGTGTAACTACAATAATCGATGAAATGATAATAATTATCTTTTGGAATTTTAAGTGTATTAAAGAAAAAGTCGCCACCTAATTCATGTAAAAGCTTGATTGGAAATAGTTCTTTTTTTGCAAGCTTTTTACGGGCTTCTTTACGTTTTTTACCACCGCCTGAGCCAACATTTCCAGAATATAATGTAATACCAGAATAAGAGCTTGGCATTGTTGATATTTGAGCTTTGCTTAAATGAATTTCGTCACTGCCTACCGGGCTATTCATGATAGCACTCATGCTCATGTTTTTAATATTGTTAACCATATTATTAACTAAGTCATTCATGGTATCTTTAGGAACTTTTTTTAAGTCAAGAGCTAAGCTACCGGTTAGATAATGCTTTTTAATAACAACTTCATCTAAAACATAACTTTTGGTATGCAATTGAATTTGGAAATCATTGTTTTTTAATGTTATTCCAGCTACAGTAAAAGTTTTGGTTTCGTGCTGTACTGAAGACACTTGAACTTCATCACCAATTGTAACATAAAAACTAAAGTTTCCTTTATGGTCAGTAAATGTTCCTTTTTTAGTAGTCAAATTAAGAATATTGGCGTTTTCAACAGGACCAAACTTATCAAATACAATACCTCTTAAAGTTCCGTTTTGTAATTGCCCAAAACTAAATTGGGATAATAAAATGAGAAGTATCAGTAGCAGTTTTTGCATATATAAAGTATTTTACGATTAACAAAGTACGTATGTTGTACTCTTAAAAATGTTTTAATAACCTTGTAAATTTTTGTTAAATAGATATTAAAAGGTTACTTTATTTATACATATTATCAGGTACTCTTTCAAGAACTATGTATTGTTCATTTGAGGTTTCAAATTCAAATCCTTTTATATTATGTTGATGTTTGGTAGTGTACTTTAAAATCATCTTATCAAAGTGAAATTCATCAATAGAAATTTCAAATGACTGTCCATTAACATCTACTATATTTAAAAAGTTATTCTCAACAAACCAATTAGTATTATTATTCAGCCCTTGAATTACTTTAGCTTCTTGCTCTATAGTTTGAGAAATTCCATTAGAAGTAGAAGTAGTAACCATGGTAAAATTACCTTTAAAGTTTAACTTATAATTAGGTGAAAAGTGAAATATAAAGTTAGACTGTTTGCCAAAAGAAGAAATTTTTCTTTTTAATTGAATATTATTCAAGTAACCAAAGGTTGTACCATTAACATTAAAAGTAGCTAACTTCCAAGTTCCAATAATATCTTTGGCAGTCCAGATATTACTAGAATTATTTATTTCGTTTTTAGGGTATGAAGAAATGAACAATGATGATGTTAATAAAAGTAGTAGTTTTTTCATAAAGAGCTAAAATAGGTTAGTAATTGTTGTAGTAACAAAGTAAGGAGGTAATGCTCTTAAAAATGTTTTAAGAGGATGGTAAACTATTGTTAAATAAAAAAACTTTACTATTGTATAAAGTCTATTAACAATACAATCTTATCTTTCAAGAATGATATATTGAGTTCCACTAGTTGTAAAATCAATGTTTTTTATAGTTTGTTTTTTTTCAATAGCAAGTTTTAAAATCATTTTATGAGTATAGAATTCTTCAATAACAATATTAAATACATAACCGTCAGTACTAATAAGCTTTAAGTTTTTATCATCAATTAACCAGTTTGCTTTATTGTAAAAACCATTAATAATTTTAGTTTTACTCTTAATAGTTTTAGAAACGCCATTTGAAGTAGAGGTAGTAATAGTTGTAAAATCACCATTTAGATAAAGCTGATGGTCATCATTAAAATTAAAATAAAAATTATAATTTTTTCCATGTGATATAACTTTTCCATTTACATTACTATTTTTATAGATACCTTTTGTAATTCCTTCAATTTTAAAATCAACCAACCTCCAGTTACCAATAATGTCATTATTGGTAATAAAAGTAATGTCTGATTCATTTGAAGAACAAGAAAGTAGTAGTGTAGAAGTCAATATAAAAAATGTAAATAGTTTTTTCATAGCATTTATTTTGTAGGAATTCGTTTTGTCTAAAGTATAAAATATTTAGTTTTGAATAAAACTTTTAACATGAAGAAATTACTAGTAGCAAGCACATCTACAGTACATGGAAGCGATTATTTAGCATATATTTTACCAACTTTATCTGAGCATTTTAAAGAGGTAGAAACAGTATTGTTTATACCTTACGCCAGACCTAGTGGTATAAGTTACGACGCTTATACAGAGATTGCTAGAAAAGCATTTGTGAAAATAGGAAAAAAAGTAAAAGGAATACATGAGTATATTAATGCAAAAGAAGCAGTAAAAGAAGCAGAAGGTATTTTTACTGGAGGTGGTAATACATTTGAATTAGTGAATCAACTATACAAAAACGATATTTTAGAAGTATTAAAACAAACATTAGAAGAGGGAACACCATACTTAGGAACCAGTGCTGGAAGTAATATTTGTGGAGTAACTATGATGAATACCAATGATATGCCTATTGTATACCCTCCAAGTTTTGAAACATTGGGTGTAATTCCATTTAATATAAACGCACATTATTTAGATCCAGACCCAAGCTCTACGCATATGGGAGAAACTAGAGAAACTAGAATTAAAGAATATCATATATTTAATGAAACAGCTGTTTTAGGGTTAAGAGAAGGAAGTTGGTTAGAAGTTAAAGGAGAACAAATTGTTATAAGAGGAGAGTTAACAGCTAGACTTTTTCAAAAAGATAAAACACCATCGGAGCTGGAGGTAGGAAAAGAGATTTTATTGAAGTAAAATAACCTAGTTTTTATTAGATTATATAAGCATAGCATTGAATTTCTTCAATGCTATGCTTTAAACTTATAACCTATCTGATATTATTTAATTAAGTTTTATCTATTTCTCTTTGATCTACCTGTTTGTTCTGGAGTTGTTTTTTTATAATATTGATTACCATTATTTCTTTTGCTCTTTCTTCTTTTTAATACCTTACCACGTTTACCAGTTTTTGCATTAGGAACAGCTCTGTAATAATAAAAATTATTATCCTCTCTAAACTTTCTGTAGTTTCTTCTAAAGTCTCTTCTATAAAAATAAACATCATCGTAGTCATAAATATCTCCAATATTAATATCGATATTAACATCATTACTACAACCGTCATAATCGTTATAATATCTTACATTTTTTACATAACCTCTATATATAGGATTTCCCCATCTGTCATAACGAACTCTTAAATTTCCTACTCGGTCTAGTTGTCCTCTTCTATACTTTATAAAAACACTACCAATTCTAGTAACATTTCCCCAGTAATCATAATTCACAAAAACGTTTCCAATACGCCTTACTTTTCCATCACGATCACGTTCAATTCGTACACCTCTATTAACTCTAGAACGTCTACCATAATAATCTACATATCTTGTATCTCGGTAATTCGTGTTAAAATCAAAATCACCATTTAAAAACACATGAAATTGCACACCTCTTTCTACAAAAGTAACTGCTTCATTATTACGATATGTAACCCCAATTTTGCTAGTTGATTTATTAATGTTATTGGCATTTATACTTCCCAATGACATAAGTGCTATAAGTAAAAAAATCCCTGTTCTCATAATTGCTAATTTTAGGGTTAATGCCTACTCTAAATTTTTTGCTTTTCGGCTTCCGCATTTGCTAATTAGTTTTCAAAAGACGTGCCAAAAAATATAACTACCTTAAAATTAAAACAGGTTTAATGTTTAAGCTGCTTTTTTTTAGTGTGTTACAAAACAATTGAAAAATAATTATCGAATACTAGTAAAATGCATTATATTTATACGACTTACTCTTAAATTAACTTAGAATCAATGATAGAAGCTATAGATAAAAACCTTCAGCGTGGTATTAAATTATTGGAGAATATTTCAAATGAAGAATATAGTAACAAATCTGTAGCACCTTATTTTTCTAGTATTGGTACACATATGAGGCATGTGTTAGATGTGTTTTCTTGTATATTTAATGGTTTAGAATGTTGCACTGTAGATTTTTCATGTAGAGAGAGAAATAAATTAGCAGAAGAAGAAACTAAAGAAGGCATAAAATACTTTCATTTTATTTTAGAAAAGTTATATGAGTTGAAATCAGAAGATTTTGATAAAATTGTTTACGTAACTGATGATTTAGGATTAGGAATGGTTACAGCGAAATATACTTTAGCAGGAGCTTTAATTCAAGCTCATAGTCATGCCATTCATCATTTTGCAAGTGTAGGGTTTATTATACACCAATTAGGGATAGAGCTTCCTGATGCTGATTTTGGGTATAACCCAACAACTCAAAAAGCAAAAAAAGTGGGGTGAAAAACTCTAATTACCCAAGCTTATTTATTAAATAACCTTAAAGTAAAATAAGAGTGTTTAAGCTCTTAGAATAAAAAGATTTGTACCTTTAAATAAAATTTTAAATAACCATGCAATTTCAAAAGTCTAGTCTTAAATTTTTAAAAGATTTAAAAGAAAATAATAATAGAGAATGGTTTGGAGAAAATAAAGCTATATTCACTGAAGCACAAACTAATGCTAAAGATTTATATGCTGCTATAAGGCAAAAATTAGAAGAACATGATGAAATAGATAAGTTCAAGTTGTTTAGAATTTATAGAGACGTAAGGTTTAGTAAAGATAAAACACCATATCAGCCTCATTTTGCGGGTTCGTTTTCAAGATTGGGAGCAGAGTTAAGAGGTGGTTATTATTTGAGAATTAGACCAGGAGAAAGTTTTTTAGCTGGAGGTTTTTGGGAACCTAATAAAGAGGATTTATATAGAATTAGAAAAGAGTTTGAAATTGATGATTCAGAAATAAGGGAGATCTTATCAGAAGAAAAATTTGTAAAATATTTTGGAGGTAAATTTGATGGTGCTGAATTAAAAACAGCACCCAAAGGTTTTGATAAAGAGCATAGTGCTATAGATTTAATTCGTAAAAAAGGTTTTATAGCTGTCCGTAATTTTTCAGATAATGAAGTATTGTCTAAAAATTTTATGGAGGAAATAAATAATTCATATTTAGCATTAAGACCTTTCTTTAATTATATGAGTGATGTATTAACTACAAATTTAAATGGAGAATCAATACTATAAATAATTTGATCCATTTAAAGTATTAATATTTTAAGCTTTATACCTGAATTTACTTCTAATACGAATAGAATCTGTAAAAAAGTATAGCTTATGATACTAGTTCTGATTTAATTTTACTAAAAAACAACATTACTACCTTTTTATCATACCTAGGTAAAAAAGAAAATTTAAGCAAAAGCAATAGTTGTAATTAAATATTATATTAAAATAATAAGTTAAAAGTGATTGTTTAATTGAATCAATTTTAATTAAAATTATATATGATAACTAAAGAAATGATAATCAAAATAGACAGTTTTTAATAGTAATACTGTATGTTTGTTGCATGAATTTTTTTGAAAAAAAGCATGTAGTAATTGCTGATGAGATAGA encodes the following:
- a CDS encoding DUF6702 family protein, coding for MNKYFKLLSVALLFLNFTIHKNYIAYTEIEYKEDKKSVQIIMNIFVDDIELAVNKEYKTDLKLADKNEDPKSDKYLLKYLNNHSTITINDQKKAYKFIGKEYYGNILSFYLEIENITSFKTIEVQNDILIEHFPDQQNLIRVTVNKNRKSLFLDRKNDKGLLKF
- a CDS encoding carboxypeptidase-like regulatory domain-containing protein; protein product: MKTLVTTFLLFCITTISSYAQTNRKPIYGVISDKIGVLPNVHIINLNSKQATYTNDYGAFKIPAKTTDSLRFSFIGYETKIVMLTETHFGIHENKFTIEKTTYTLDEVEVKKHNLLGSITSDIRKTPKDRRAEALQKTMDFSKVDMNIVEDDDHIDERVRPHVVRTDPNLAFIGAGTSVYLPFGYSKRLWALRKELALKQGMPAKLISELGEKFFFEDLQIPPERYYHFLEYCNPLGIEALHNKGELLKVIKILENEHKDYLKIINNTK
- a CDS encoding carboxypeptidase-like regulatory domain-containing protein — its product is MQKLLLILLILLSQFSFGQLQNGTLRGIVFDKFGPVENANILNLTTKKGTFTDHKGNFSFYVTIGDEVQVSSVQHETKTFTVAGITLKNNDFQIQLHTKSYVLDEVVIKKHYLTGSLALDLKKVPKDTMNDLVNNMVNNIKNMSMSAIMNSPVGSDEIHLSKAQISTMPSSYSGITLYSGNVGSGGGKKRKEARKKLAKKELFPIKLLHELGGDFFFNTLKIPKDNYYHFIDYCSYTNIESLFYKKKILTVIEILEQESISYLKTIKQKK
- the pepE gene encoding dipeptidase PepE, whose product is MKKLLVASTSTVHGSDYLAYILPTLSEHFKEVETVLFIPYARPSGISYDAYTEIARKAFVKIGKKVKGIHEYINAKEAVKEAEGIFTGGGNTFELVNQLYKNDILEVLKQTLEEGTPYLGTSAGSNICGVTMMNTNDMPIVYPPSFETLGVIPFNINAHYLDPDPSSTHMGETRETRIKEYHIFNETAVLGLREGSWLEVKGEQIVIRGELTARLFQKDKTPSELEVGKEILLK
- a CDS encoding DinB family protein: MIEAIDKNLQRGIKLLENISNEEYSNKSVAPYFSSIGTHMRHVLDVFSCIFNGLECCTVDFSCRERNKLAEEETKEGIKYFHFILEKLYELKSEDFDKIVYVTDDLGLGMVTAKYTLAGALIQAHSHAIHHFASVGFIIHQLGIELPDADFGYNPTTQKAKKVG
- a CDS encoding DUF2461 domain-containing protein codes for the protein MQFQKSSLKFLKDLKENNNREWFGENKAIFTEAQTNAKDLYAAIRQKLEEHDEIDKFKLFRIYRDVRFSKDKTPYQPHFAGSFSRLGAELRGGYYLRIRPGESFLAGGFWEPNKEDLYRIRKEFEIDDSEIREILSEEKFVKYFGGKFDGAELKTAPKGFDKEHSAIDLIRKKGFIAVRNFSDNEVLSKNFMEEINNSYLALRPFFNYMSDVLTTNLNGESIL